Proteins encoded in a region of the Streptomyces sp. NBC_00258 genome:
- a CDS encoding FG-GAP-like repeat-containing protein, with the protein MRIRTTLTLTAVLAAGVTPLTLAPEAFAAPAKFADDFNGDGYRDLVVGAPDATVSGKSGAGAVVVLYGSASGPGKGKKQLISQNSSGVEGAAEAYDAFGHSVSSADLDTDGYADLLVGAPYEDVTGARTRGSVTVLWGGAQGLKNSAVLPTPSPSTDGDTTGCSYGTGVAAVNPKAAPGRPRVSVAGWCASIGMTGPFTRTGKPAAHSLGTDTPSLDDTALGDLDGSGRPEEIAVSVGLSDHPSGGVYVAPSTRQPPLSTDGDNVAVGDVNGDGYGDLVVGDPSDTVIDGTPQEGTGHKGGQIAVWPGGARGVDRAAEPILIHQDTPGVPGAAESNDYFGADVSVADVNGDGFGDIAVGVPGENLGSVRDAGSVILVPGRAGGPTGAGSTTIGQNSAAVPGAAEKGDTFGSTVRLADLTKDGRPDLVIGASGENNSTGGIWVFKGTASGPALRNSYSVMGNAVGLPKEHFTNWSSVIAP; encoded by the coding sequence ATGCGCATCCGCACGACACTGACCCTCACCGCCGTACTGGCGGCGGGGGTCACCCCGCTGACCCTGGCGCCCGAAGCCTTCGCCGCCCCGGCGAAGTTCGCGGACGACTTCAACGGGGACGGATACCGGGACCTCGTCGTGGGCGCCCCGGACGCCACCGTCTCGGGCAAGTCGGGGGCGGGCGCCGTCGTCGTCCTGTACGGCTCGGCGTCCGGCCCCGGCAAGGGCAAGAAGCAGCTGATCTCCCAGAACAGCAGTGGAGTCGAGGGCGCGGCGGAGGCGTACGACGCCTTCGGCCACTCCGTGTCCTCCGCCGACCTCGACACCGACGGCTACGCGGACCTGCTCGTCGGAGCGCCCTACGAGGACGTGACCGGAGCACGCACCCGTGGCAGCGTCACCGTCCTGTGGGGCGGCGCCCAGGGCCTCAAGAACAGCGCGGTCCTGCCGACGCCGAGCCCGTCCACGGACGGGGACACCACCGGCTGCTCGTACGGCACCGGAGTCGCGGCGGTCAATCCGAAGGCCGCCCCCGGGCGCCCCCGGGTCTCCGTGGCGGGCTGGTGCGCGAGCATCGGCATGACCGGCCCGTTCACCCGGACCGGCAAGCCGGCCGCCCACAGCCTGGGGACGGACACCCCCTCGCTCGACGACACGGCCCTGGGCGACCTCGACGGCAGCGGACGCCCCGAGGAGATCGCCGTCAGCGTGGGTCTGTCCGACCACCCCTCCGGGGGTGTGTACGTCGCCCCGTCGACGCGGCAGCCTCCGCTGTCCACCGACGGCGACAACGTGGCCGTCGGCGACGTGAACGGCGACGGCTACGGCGACCTGGTCGTCGGCGACCCCTCCGACACGGTCATCGACGGAACGCCGCAGGAGGGCACCGGCCACAAGGGCGGCCAGATCGCGGTCTGGCCGGGCGGAGCCCGCGGTGTCGACCGGGCCGCCGAGCCGATCCTGATCCACCAGGACACCCCGGGCGTACCGGGCGCAGCGGAGTCCAACGACTACTTCGGCGCCGATGTGAGCGTCGCGGACGTCAACGGCGACGGCTTCGGCGACATCGCGGTGGGCGTACCCGGCGAGAACCTCGGCTCCGTCCGGGACGCCGGATCGGTGATCCTCGTCCCCGGCCGGGCGGGCGGGCCCACGGGCGCCGGTTCCACCACGATCGGCCAGAACTCCGCCGCCGTTCCGGGAGCCGCCGAGAAGGGCGACACCTTCGGCTCGACCGTCCGCCTCGCGGATCTCACCAAGGACGGCAGGCCGGACCTGGTGATCGGCGCGTCCGGCGAGAACAACAGCACAGGTGGGATCTGGGTGTTCAAGGGCACCGCGAGCGGCCCTGCTCTCAGGAACTCGTACAGCGTCATGGGCAACGCGGTGGGGCTCCCCAAGGAGCACTTCACCAACTGGTCCTCGGTAATCGCACCCTGA
- a CDS encoding VOC family protein, producing MANEITIPLLPCRSIDEITEFYGKLGFTTTYRQTRPNPYVSVQREDLQLHFAGIEGFDPEQSYGSCVVIVPDTGAIHQAFAEAMRAAFGKVLVSGIPRMTSPRQRRNTGKRAGFSVVDPGGNWIRFFPATEDEDVPNESSYPTGRLTKALENAIVLGDSKGDTHQAARILDATLTRERASAHPVELIETLVYRAELALRLDDAPRARTLLTEVGGVPLGDGERARLTNTLAVAGELEGALPPTGLTGEGAV from the coding sequence GTGGCCAACGAGATAACCATCCCCCTGCTGCCCTGCCGGTCGATCGACGAGATCACCGAGTTCTACGGCAAGTTGGGCTTCACCACGACCTATCGGCAGACCCGCCCGAACCCCTACGTCAGCGTCCAACGCGAGGACCTCCAACTGCACTTCGCCGGGATCGAGGGCTTCGACCCGGAGCAGTCGTACGGCTCGTGCGTGGTGATCGTCCCCGACACCGGGGCCATCCACCAGGCCTTCGCCGAGGCCATGCGGGCGGCCTTCGGCAAGGTGCTCGTGTCCGGCATCCCGCGGATGACCAGCCCCCGCCAACGCAGGAACACCGGCAAGCGGGCCGGCTTCAGCGTCGTCGACCCCGGCGGCAACTGGATCCGCTTCTTCCCGGCGACGGAGGACGAGGACGTACCGAACGAGTCCTCGTACCCCACGGGCAGGCTCACCAAGGCCCTGGAGAACGCCATCGTCCTCGGCGACTCCAAGGGCGACACCCACCAGGCCGCCCGCATCCTGGACGCGACCCTGACCCGCGAGCGCGCCTCCGCCCACCCTGTCGAGCTGATCGAGACCCTCGTCTACCGCGCGGAACTCGCCCTCCGCCTCGACGACGCGCCCCGCGCCCGCACCCTCCTGACCGAGGTCGGCGGTGTCCCGCTGGGGGACGGCGAGCGCGCCCGCCTCACCAACACCCTTGCTGTGGCGGGTGAGTTGGAGGGAGCACTGCCGCCTACAGGCCTTACGGGCGAAGGTGCCGTATGA
- a CDS encoding DUF397 domain-containing protein, producing MAPDVWQKSSFSGGLDHDDCVEVAARQNTRTLLLRESDEPDTVIAATGAGLAALIRHLRP from the coding sequence ATGGCACCGGACGTCTGGCAGAAGTCCTCTTTCTCCGGCGGGCTCGACCACGACGACTGCGTCGAAGTCGCCGCCCGTCAGAACACCCGCACCCTCCTTCTCCGCGAAAGCGACGAGCCCGACACCGTCATAGCCGCCACCGGCGCCGGGCTCGCCGCCCTCATACGGCACCTTCGCCCGTAA
- a CDS encoding VCBS repeat-containing protein, translated as MHKHLRLTLATASVAALTGGLLTFSAVTATAADSTTVPHADFNGDGVGDVAFSAAGAYVNGRATAGQLVTLYGTATGVSSAKRSTLSQDSAGVPGTAEAGDAFSAETAYADFNGDGYDDLAVSSPGEKVGSDTNGGTLAVLWGSASGLTGKGVTVADPAVSAHDYWGKNLAAGDFDGDGTADLAVGNSSSTVYVYKGGISASGTAVGGRYTLKPPIQSGGDARGPINLTAGDVNGDKRTDLVIDGFETGTDYGWARNYFVPGAASGLSISSAQIVKPGAITAIGDVNGDGFGDIVSGAYWHNTLSDGTTVPDSAFGGKVNVTYGTADGPGATAGITQNTGNVPGSSEKNDYFGYELDLGDINGDGFQDIVVSSAGEDLNSITDTGAVTVLYGSANGLDTASGTQYFAQSTAGVPGSDEKNDALGADVKLDDVNGDGRADLLVGSYENAGNGAVLYMPSNGTKITTSGSRSVSPSSSGVSTTGTPSFGVNFAD; from the coding sequence ATGCACAAGCATCTGCGACTCACCCTCGCGACGGCGTCCGTTGCCGCGCTGACGGGGGGTCTGCTCACCTTCTCGGCGGTGACGGCAACGGCCGCCGACTCGACGACCGTGCCGCACGCCGACTTCAACGGCGACGGTGTCGGCGACGTGGCCTTCTCGGCCGCGGGCGCCTATGTGAACGGCCGCGCGACCGCCGGCCAGCTCGTCACCCTCTACGGCACCGCCACCGGAGTGTCCTCCGCCAAGCGGTCCACGCTCAGCCAGGACAGCGCCGGGGTCCCCGGCACCGCGGAGGCCGGTGACGCCTTCAGCGCGGAGACCGCGTACGCCGACTTCAACGGCGACGGATACGACGACCTCGCCGTGTCCTCCCCGGGAGAGAAGGTCGGCAGCGACACCAACGGCGGCACTCTCGCCGTGCTGTGGGGCTCCGCGAGCGGCCTGACCGGCAAGGGCGTCACCGTCGCCGACCCGGCCGTCTCCGCGCACGACTACTGGGGCAAGAACCTCGCCGCCGGCGACTTCGACGGCGACGGCACGGCCGACCTGGCCGTCGGCAACTCCTCCAGCACGGTCTACGTCTACAAGGGCGGCATCAGCGCGTCCGGCACCGCCGTGGGCGGCCGGTACACGCTCAAGCCCCCGATCCAGTCGGGCGGCGACGCCCGTGGCCCGATCAACCTCACCGCGGGCGACGTCAACGGCGACAAGAGGACCGACCTGGTCATCGACGGCTTCGAGACCGGGACCGACTACGGCTGGGCCAGGAACTACTTCGTGCCCGGCGCCGCGAGCGGCCTCTCGATCTCCTCGGCGCAGATCGTGAAGCCGGGCGCGATCACCGCGATCGGTGACGTCAACGGCGACGGTTTCGGCGACATCGTCTCCGGCGCGTACTGGCACAACACGTTGAGCGACGGCACGACGGTCCCGGACTCGGCCTTCGGCGGCAAGGTGAACGTCACCTACGGCACCGCGGACGGCCCGGGCGCGACCGCGGGCATCACCCAGAACACCGGCAACGTCCCCGGCTCCTCGGAGAAGAACGACTACTTCGGCTACGAGCTGGACCTCGGCGACATCAACGGCGACGGCTTCCAGGACATCGTCGTCAGCTCCGCCGGCGAGGACCTGAACAGCATCACGGACACGGGCGCGGTCACCGTCCTGTACGGCTCGGCGAACGGCCTCGACACTGCTTCCGGCACCCAGTACTTCGCGCAGAGCACTGCGGGTGTGCCCGGCAGCGACGAGAAGAACGACGCGCTCGGCGCGGACGTGAAGCTCGACGACGTCAACGGCGACGGCCGCGCCGACCTGCTGGTCGGCTCGTACGAGAACGCGGGCAACGGCGCGGTGCTGTACATGCCGTCGAACGGCACGAAGATCACCACGTCCGGCTCGCGGTCCGTCTCGCCGAGCAGCTCGGGTGTGTCGACGACGGGCACCCCGTCGTTCGGCGTCAACTTCGCCGACTGA
- a CDS encoding helix-turn-helix domain-containing protein, whose product MPARSIVTARQQRLGAELRKLRERAGLTAREAAQASGIAESKISMTEAGRVGVSAERVRHLADQYACDDTGLVEALVGMAAEKGRGWWEEYRGTVPTGYLDLAELEYCAAGLGTFQNVHIPALLQTEEQIRGLFASPVPKLPEELREARVRFRLRRQEILGKVGYEAVIHEAALRLRAADGEVARNQLLHIVERSELPQVVVRVVPFDVDGFAGLSAPLVYARGAVPQLDTVLVDTAHGGAYLDAEAQLCRYRGVLRTIEDLALGAVESRDFIHRLVRQM is encoded by the coding sequence ATGCCTGCAAGGAGCATCGTCACCGCGCGCCAGCAACGGCTCGGCGCGGAGCTGCGAAAGCTCCGGGAGCGGGCGGGGCTGACCGCGAGGGAGGCGGCCCAGGCGTCGGGCATCGCCGAGAGCAAGATCTCCATGACCGAGGCGGGCCGGGTCGGGGTGAGCGCGGAGCGTGTGCGGCATCTGGCCGACCAGTACGCGTGCGACGACACCGGCCTCGTCGAGGCGCTGGTGGGCATGGCGGCAGAAAAGGGGCGCGGCTGGTGGGAGGAGTACCGGGGGACGGTGCCCACCGGATACCTGGACTTGGCTGAACTGGAGTACTGCGCGGCAGGGTTGGGGACGTTCCAGAACGTTCACATCCCGGCGCTGCTGCAGACGGAGGAGCAGATTCGTGGGCTCTTCGCCTCGCCGGTGCCGAAGCTTCCCGAGGAGCTGCGGGAAGCACGGGTGCGTTTTCGGCTGCGCCGCCAGGAGATCCTCGGCAAGGTCGGTTACGAGGCGGTGATTCACGAGGCCGCGCTGCGCCTGCGGGCAGCTGACGGCGAGGTCGCCCGGAACCAGCTGTTGCACATCGTGGAGCGGTCAGAGCTTCCTCAAGTGGTTGTGCGTGTCGTTCCGTTCGACGTGGACGGCTTCGCTGGGCTCAGTGCCCCGCTGGTGTACGCGCGCGGTGCTGTTCCCCAGTTGGACACCGTTCTGGTGGACACCGCGCACGGTGGTGCCTACCTGGATGCGGAGGCGCAGCTCTGTCGCTATCGCGGGGTCCTCCGCACGATCGAGGACCTGGCCCTGGGCGCCGTAGAGTCGAGAGACTTCATCCATCGCCTCGTACGGCAGATGTGA
- a CDS encoding FG-GAP and VCBS repeat-containing protein, with protein sequence MRHRSTTGPAAVAVALVASLAVACGGDGSTDRPDSGPKRPAAGKPSDNPDPGDFNGDGHDDFATVVYSESKDKRRYTETLTVVYGSSDGLNKASAQRTSAARKADEKGAGFVSGPLRTDLDGDGFTDLVVARGNAGTPLGTLALFGGPRGLGKATELALPDGFQPRAAADFDGDGSVDLLDGGHGGTGDPSATGPGSDGLLLYGPFDRTGTPKRQAVLDLDQQGYATPESATTGDFDADGKAEVVFTYDFDAEQDESAPESLYMVGYYEGGADGLVRDTSLEPRISKAVGTFEGPRTPATGDADGDGIDDLLLPTQLAVAPADMPAEGGALTILYGAESGLGSGRSESVIEGRGGEKRRIDFGSSPAVGDVDGDGKPDVVVNTPGYRGHDGKVTLLPGGASGVPSADGEQAVDPLTDGLPGTPNPYKWNEFGYQPPLLDVDGDGRDDAVAFGPLWEKRAGAFLVLRGSGEGFEAGKVQLLTPGELGVPLRLK encoded by the coding sequence ATGCGACACCGTTCGACGACCGGGCCGGCGGCGGTGGCCGTCGCCCTGGTCGCGAGCCTCGCCGTGGCATGCGGCGGTGACGGCTCCACGGACCGCCCCGACAGCGGACCGAAGAGACCCGCCGCCGGAAAGCCGTCCGACAACCCGGACCCCGGGGACTTCAACGGCGACGGCCACGACGACTTCGCGACCGTCGTGTACTCGGAGTCCAAGGACAAGAGGCGGTACACCGAGACGCTGACGGTGGTCTACGGCTCCTCCGACGGTCTCAACAAGGCCTCGGCCCAACGGACTTCGGCGGCCCGGAAGGCGGACGAGAAGGGCGCGGGCTTCGTCTCGGGCCCGCTGCGCACCGACCTCGACGGCGACGGCTTCACCGACCTGGTCGTCGCCCGCGGGAACGCCGGCACCCCGCTCGGCACCCTCGCCCTCTTCGGCGGCCCCCGCGGTCTGGGCAAGGCCACCGAACTGGCCCTGCCCGACGGCTTCCAGCCACGCGCCGCCGCCGACTTCGACGGCGACGGTTCCGTCGACCTGCTCGACGGCGGACACGGCGGCACGGGCGACCCCAGCGCGACCGGGCCGGGCTCCGACGGGCTTCTCCTGTACGGCCCCTTCGACCGCACCGGCACCCCGAAGCGGCAGGCCGTCCTCGACCTCGACCAGCAGGGGTACGCGACGCCCGAATCGGCCACCACCGGCGACTTCGACGCCGACGGGAAGGCGGAGGTGGTGTTCACGTACGACTTCGACGCGGAGCAGGACGAGAGCGCGCCCGAGAGCCTGTACATGGTCGGCTACTACGAGGGGGGCGCGGACGGGCTCGTACGCGACACCTCGCTCGAACCGCGCATCAGCAAGGCCGTGGGCACCTTCGAGGGGCCGCGTACGCCCGCCACCGGTGACGCGGACGGTGACGGCATCGACGATCTGCTGCTGCCGACACAGCTCGCCGTGGCACCCGCGGACATGCCCGCGGAGGGTGGCGCGCTGACCATCCTGTACGGGGCCGAGTCCGGCCTCGGGAGCGGGCGTTCGGAGTCCGTCATCGAGGGCAGGGGCGGGGAGAAGCGGCGGATCGACTTCGGGTCGTCGCCTGCCGTCGGGGACGTCGACGGCGACGGAAAACCGGATGTCGTCGTGAACACGCCGGGCTATCGGGGGCACGACGGGAAGGTGACGCTGTTGCCGGGCGGGGCGTCGGGGGTGCCGTCCGCGGACGGGGAGCAGGCCGTTGATCCCCTGACCGACGGGTTGCCGGGGACGCCGAACCCGTACAAGTGGAACGAGTTCGGTTATCAGCCGCCGTTGCTGGACGTGGATGGTGACGGGCGGGACGACGCGGTGGCGTTCGGGCCGTTGTGGGAGAAGCGGGCGGGGGCGTTTTTGGTGTTGCGGGGGAGTGGTGAGGGGTTCGAGGCGGGGAAGGTGCAGCTCCTTACGCCTGGGGAGCTCGGGGTGCCACTGCGGTTGAAGTGA
- a CDS encoding FG-GAP-like repeat-containing protein, with amino-acid sequence MRKRSLLLATTLTTALTTGLLMTLPATASAAPSGLKGDFNGDGFGDVAFAAPYAKVGDQVMAGYVAVVYGSATGLDPADHTVIDQSSAGVPGTPEAEDTFGSALAVDDFDGDGYADLAVGASGEDVESDVDGGTVAVLWGGASGVAGGTTVKDPAATTHDEFGRVLTAGDFDGDGKADLAAGTTASHAYVVKGGFTRSGTTGAAQRIALPETTPYGADAIKAGDTNGDGKADLVLTYRTELTGDGPNSWSKGVAYLGTSAGLETSVPRGLGGGTSIAIGDIDGDGYGEIALGNVFTAEDDHSGSLGGRVTVVRGSAGGPVNGDAPMAELTQDSPGVPGADEERDGFGSALSIGDVNGDGYGELAIGVIFEDIETIEDTGSTVLLQGSADGVSETGARTLSQASSGVPGSAEPMDYFGSDVLLTDVTADGKADYTVSATFEGEGVGAVTAMLSDGTGISPNGDRGFGPGAFNLPYTYGAFGAGLTN; translated from the coding sequence TTGCGCAAGCGCTCCCTCCTCCTGGCCACGACGCTCACCACCGCCCTCACCACCGGGCTCCTGATGACGCTCCCCGCCACCGCCTCCGCCGCTCCCTCGGGCCTGAAGGGCGACTTCAACGGGGACGGCTTCGGTGACGTGGCCTTCGCCGCGCCGTACGCCAAGGTCGGCGACCAGGTCATGGCCGGATACGTGGCCGTCGTCTACGGCAGCGCGACCGGCCTGGACCCCGCCGACCACACGGTGATCGACCAGAGTTCGGCCGGTGTGCCCGGCACCCCGGAGGCAGAGGACACCTTCGGCTCGGCGCTCGCGGTCGACGACTTCGACGGTGACGGCTACGCGGACCTCGCGGTCGGCGCGTCCGGCGAGGACGTCGAGAGCGACGTCGACGGCGGCACGGTCGCCGTCCTGTGGGGCGGCGCGAGCGGTGTCGCGGGCGGTACGACGGTGAAGGACCCGGCGGCCACCACGCACGACGAGTTCGGGCGCGTCCTGACGGCGGGCGACTTCGACGGCGACGGCAAGGCCGACCTGGCCGCGGGCACCACCGCCTCGCACGCGTACGTCGTCAAGGGCGGCTTCACCCGCTCCGGCACGACCGGCGCCGCCCAGCGGATCGCGCTGCCCGAGACCACCCCGTACGGTGCCGACGCGATCAAGGCCGGTGACACGAACGGCGACGGGAAGGCCGACCTCGTGCTGACCTACCGGACCGAGCTGACCGGGGACGGTCCCAACAGCTGGTCCAAGGGGGTCGCTTATCTCGGCACGTCCGCCGGTCTGGAGACCTCCGTGCCGCGCGGCCTGGGCGGCGGCACCAGCATCGCGATCGGCGACATCGACGGCGACGGCTACGGCGAGATCGCCCTCGGCAACGTCTTCACCGCGGAGGACGACCACTCCGGCAGCCTCGGCGGCAGAGTGACGGTCGTCCGCGGTTCGGCGGGCGGCCCGGTCAACGGCGACGCGCCCATGGCCGAACTCACCCAGGACTCCCCGGGCGTGCCCGGCGCGGACGAGGAGCGCGACGGCTTCGGCAGCGCGCTCTCCATCGGTGACGTGAACGGCGACGGCTACGGCGAACTGGCCATCGGCGTCATCTTCGAGGACATCGAGACGATCGAGGACACCGGCTCCACGGTCCTCCTCCAGGGCTCGGCGGACGGCGTCTCCGAGACCGGCGCCCGCACCCTCTCCCAGGCCTCCTCCGGCGTCCCGGGCAGCGCCGAGCCCATGGACTACTTCGGCTCCGACGTCCTGCTGACCGACGTCACGGCCGACGGCAAGGCCGACTACACGGTCTCCGCGACCTTCGAGGGCGAGGGCGTCGGCGCGGTCACCGCGATGCTCTCCGACGGCACGGGCATCTCCCCGAACGGCGACCGCGGCTTCGGCCCCGGAGCGTTCAACCTGCCTTACACGTACGGCGCGTTCGGCGCCGGCCTCACCAACTGA
- a CDS encoding FG-GAP-like repeat-containing protein, translating to MRKRTCLLAAAMLVSGLTPLALAVPASAAAAKYVDDFNGDGYRDLAVGDRGAKVGEAENAGAVVVIWGTAKGLDPSRRTVVTQDSPGIPGAAESNDYFGTDVTTADLNKDGYADVVATAIGETNDGRSGAFTVLWGSKSGLTRGSSYMNPLYKDRAFAKDIAVGDFNADGKPDVVAVDSENILFMRGPFTTSGSHGKVTDFDPRGGEEITPETVVAGKVTKDGTVDFAVLGSEWDTAVGAFRDTVWFYKGGSGAPKRTKTVKLPSSTTLVSSGAAIADFDKNGYGDLAIGAERAGTGGAVYVLPGTSTGPSGSVRTITQATSGVPGTPETGDDFGGDVSAADTNGDGYADLAVGTPGEIIAAETSADTGMSVRAGGPPPRMAAGAVTVLRGSASGLTGKNSRAYDYNTAGIEGEPGERAAFGYSVSLRDYTRDGRAELLAAAPSTPQRLHLLPGTSTGPTGTGSQVLTLASLGQTALTNFWAELAD from the coding sequence TTGCGAAAGCGCACCTGCCTCCTGGCCGCCGCCATGCTCGTCTCGGGCCTGACCCCGCTCGCCCTGGCCGTTCCGGCCTCCGCGGCCGCCGCCAAGTACGTCGACGACTTCAACGGCGACGGCTATCGCGACCTCGCCGTCGGCGACCGCGGTGCCAAGGTCGGCGAGGCGGAGAACGCGGGCGCGGTCGTCGTCATATGGGGCACGGCCAAGGGCCTGGACCCCTCCAGACGCACGGTCGTCACCCAGGACAGCCCGGGAATCCCCGGCGCGGCCGAGTCGAACGACTACTTCGGTACGGACGTCACGACGGCCGACCTGAACAAGGACGGGTACGCGGACGTCGTCGCCACCGCGATCGGCGAGACCAACGACGGCCGCTCCGGCGCGTTCACCGTGCTCTGGGGCTCCAAGTCGGGTCTCACCCGCGGCAGTTCGTACATGAACCCCCTCTACAAGGACCGCGCCTTCGCCAAGGACATCGCGGTCGGCGACTTCAACGCGGACGGCAAGCCGGACGTGGTGGCCGTCGACTCCGAGAACATCCTGTTCATGCGCGGCCCGTTCACCACGTCCGGCTCCCACGGCAAGGTGACCGACTTCGACCCGCGCGGCGGCGAGGAGATCACTCCGGAGACGGTGGTCGCCGGAAAGGTCACCAAGGACGGAACCGTCGACTTCGCCGTCCTCGGCAGTGAATGGGACACGGCCGTCGGGGCGTTCAGGGACACCGTCTGGTTCTACAAGGGCGGCTCCGGCGCCCCGAAGCGGACCAAGACCGTCAAGCTCCCCTCCTCCACCACCCTCGTGTCGAGCGGCGCCGCGATCGCCGACTTCGACAAGAACGGGTACGGAGACCTTGCCATCGGTGCCGAACGTGCGGGCACCGGCGGCGCCGTGTACGTCCTGCCGGGCACCTCGACGGGCCCGAGCGGCTCGGTGAGGACCATCACCCAGGCCACCTCCGGCGTCCCCGGCACCCCGGAGACCGGCGACGACTTCGGCGGCGACGTCTCGGCCGCCGACACCAACGGCGACGGCTACGCCGACCTCGCCGTCGGCACCCCGGGCGAGATCATCGCCGCGGAGACGTCCGCCGACACGGGCATGTCCGTCAGGGCGGGCGGCCCGCCGCCCCGCATGGCCGCCGGCGCGGTCACCGTCCTGCGCGGCAGCGCCTCCGGCCTCACCGGCAAGAACTCCCGCGCCTACGACTACAACACCGCGGGCATCGAGGGCGAACCCGGCGAGCGGGCCGCGTTCGGCTACTCGGTCAGCCTCCGTGACTACACCCGCGACGGCCGCGCCGAACTGCTCGCCGCGGCCCCGTCGACGCCGCAGCGCCTGCACCTCCTCCCGGGCACCTCGACGGGCCCCACGGGCACCGGCTCCCAGGTCCTCACACTCGCGAGCCTGGGCCAGACCGCTCTCACCAACTTCTGGGCCGAACTGGCCGACTGA
- a CDS encoding FG-GAP and VCBS repeat-containing protein has protein sequence MKRQLRTTTALAAVLAAGVAPLTLTTPASAAAAKYADDFNGDGYRDYAVYWSGDSKGGGVEVTFGTANGPGTRTQLVDQASPGVPGADEADDWFGEVRTAADFDKDGYGDLAVAATGEDVDGREDQGAVTILWGGPNGLSKGTTVPNKAPRDSLNRMGSDLATGDFNGDGKTDLALVNDAKTYVYRGSINRSGVHGSVTTLDKTTSFYSTALIAGKVNGDGKTDLVVIGDVVTDSYIASDAWFVKGGSTLTSGKTLRLESLSGNGGSSDRGGDGVIADFDKDGYGDIAVGTSVYSKAKGRVSVWYGSSSGPSTSTRITQATSGVAGSPETYDEFGWSVSAGDANGDGYKDLAVGVPGEAINGKEYAGGVHVLYGRASGLSGTRSQWFARNSAGVPGALEEGESFGYGVRLRDTNADGRADLYVRGSVNTLRLPGSPTGVTTTGAASAEEKLIEGTLQ, from the coding sequence ATGAAGCGCCAGTTGCGCACCACCACCGCCCTCGCCGCCGTCCTGGCCGCGGGCGTGGCCCCACTGACCCTCACCACCCCCGCCTCCGCCGCCGCGGCCAAGTACGCCGACGACTTCAACGGCGACGGGTACCGCGACTACGCCGTCTACTGGAGCGGCGACAGCAAGGGCGGTGGTGTCGAGGTCACCTTCGGCACGGCGAACGGCCCCGGTACGCGGACCCAGCTCGTCGACCAGGCGAGCCCCGGTGTGCCCGGCGCCGACGAGGCGGACGACTGGTTCGGCGAGGTCCGCACGGCCGCCGACTTCGACAAGGACGGCTACGGCGACCTCGCCGTGGCCGCCACCGGCGAGGACGTCGACGGCCGCGAGGACCAGGGCGCGGTCACCATCCTCTGGGGTGGCCCGAACGGCCTCTCCAAAGGCACGACCGTCCCGAACAAGGCGCCCAGGGACTCCCTCAACCGGATGGGTTCCGACCTCGCCACCGGCGACTTCAACGGCGACGGCAAGACCGACCTCGCCCTCGTCAACGACGCGAAGACGTACGTCTACCGCGGCTCCATCAACCGCTCCGGCGTCCACGGCTCCGTCACGACCCTCGACAAGACGACGTCCTTCTACTCCACCGCCCTCATCGCCGGAAAAGTGAACGGCGACGGCAAGACCGACCTCGTCGTCATCGGCGACGTCGTCACCGACTCGTACATCGCCTCCGACGCCTGGTTCGTCAAGGGCGGCTCCACCCTGACGTCCGGCAAGACCCTGCGCCTGGAGTCCCTGTCGGGCAACGGCGGAAGCTCGGACCGCGGCGGCGACGGTGTCATCGCCGACTTCGACAAGGACGGCTACGGCGACATCGCGGTCGGCACATCCGTGTACTCCAAGGCCAAGGGCCGGGTCTCCGTCTGGTACGGCTCGTCGTCCGGCCCCTCCACGAGCACTCGTATCACCCAGGCGACGAGTGGAGTGGCGGGCTCCCCGGAGACGTACGACGAGTTCGGCTGGTCCGTCTCCGCCGGTGACGCCAACGGGGACGGCTACAAGGACCTGGCGGTCGGCGTGCCCGGCGAGGCCATCAACGGCAAGGAGTACGCGGGTGGCGTCCACGTGCTGTACGGCCGCGCGTCGGGCCTGTCCGGCACGCGCTCGCAGTGGTTCGCCCGCAACTCGGCAGGCGTACCGGGTGCGTTGGAGGAGGGCGAGTCCTTCGGCTACGGGGTCCGCCTCCGCGACACGAACGCCGACGGCCGCGCCGACCTGTACGTACGCGGCAGCGTGAACACACTGCGCCTGCCCGGGTCCCCGACGGGTGTCACCACAACGGGGGCGGCATCCGCGGAGGAAAAGCTCATCGAGGGCACGCTCCAGTAG